The Clostridium beijerinckii genomic sequence TCAAACTTTTATATGAATTTTGTTGTATGTATTATTTTCTTAATACTTAGTTTTTTTGCTGTCTTTTTTATAAAAATTCCAAAGTTAGAAATTGTAAAAGGGCATTCAAATAATAATAAAGATTTTTCTTTGCATAATTTCTTTGAAATAAAAGCTATTCCTATTTCAATTATTGCTGGAGTAATTGCTCTTGGTTATTCAAGCATACTTACTTTTATTAGCTCTTATTCTAAAGAAATTAATTTAATGAGCGTTGGAAGTCTCTTCTTTATCGTTTATGCAGTATTTGTTTTGCTTTCAAGACCTTTTACTGGACAAATGTTTGATAAAAAAGGTGAGAATTTTGTTATGTATCCAGCAATAGCATTGTTTGCCTTATCTTTATTTTTCCTTAGTCAAACTCATGGAAGCTTAACTCTTTTATTAGCTGCTGCTATATTAGGTCTTGGTTATGGTACAACTTCATCTAGTGTACAAGCAATTGCAATAAAGGTTTCACCAAAACATCGAATAGGATTAGCTACTTCTACTAATTTTATATTTCAAGATTTAGGGGTTGGTATTGGACCATTTATCTTAGGTTACTTTGTCCCATTGATAGGATATCGTGGTTTATATATGATGATGGCAGCAGTTGCAGTTCTCTGCATTTTCTTATATTATTGCCTACACAGCAAAAAAGCAACTTCTATGGATGATGATACCGAATCAATAATGGCTTAGAAATTTAATATAATTAATAATAACAATCAAAAAATAATTTTGTATTTGCAAATAGAAGAACTAATGGAATTATGTGCTTAAATTCCATTAGTTCTTTTATTCAACCATCTTTAATGCTTATAACAAATCTTGTGAATAAATACGATTCTTGATTTTCTTCAAACACTCCAAAATTTATTACAATATCCTTTGTATATAATATATCCCACTTAATCACAAATATCTTACGTAACTTGAAAGTACTCCTCATCTAAGATAACAATCTAACAATATAAGTAATTATTATAAATAAACCTGCGACTATCGCAATTATTCCGCCAGTCTTACTTCCTTTATTAGTCTCTTCTGAATCCATACCTTTTAATAAGTTAATTTCATCTAAACCACCAAATAATAGAGAAAACCCCAGAAATATAAATGAAATATCACTATGAATAAAAAATATTGAAATAATTGTGAGTCCGCTAAATATAATGCTTGCTATAAAAAATACTTTATTGTTAATTTTCAATTTTAACACCTCTCACACATTATAATTATTTTTCTACTTTCTGATTTTTTCTAGTGAATATCATCCAATTTTTAAATTATTATAGCAATTTTCATAATAAAATAAATATATATCTTGTAAAAATAATTCTTCATAGTAATTCTAAAAATATTGCAATAATTTTATCCGTAATTTTGAACTGTGCATTGTGAATTGCAATATATTACATAAAATAAAACATATCATCTATACTTTAGAGAAGTAACACACATTATGATGATAATTATTAATGACTGCATCGTAGTAATACACCTGATTATTTCATACATCCTATCAATGATTCTATGTGATTTTCTTTTATTCCTTCTACTACTAATCTCGCTATCTCCTTTGCTCCTTTTTCCAAAAAGTGAGTATTGTCTTGAATCCCATCGGGATGATTGAGATTTTCACCTGGTTTCACCCATAAGAATATCTCTTTAGTTTTTTCTATTCCTATTTGCTCAAATAAACGCTTACTTTTTTCACCCATATCTATTAATGGTACGCTTAATTCAGCCGCAAGATCTCTTACTGCTACAAGATAATCTCCATGTGTATCTTTTATAATGCCATTTTCATCAAAATTTCTTCTATGTATAGATGTTAGTAATACTGGGTGCGCACCAGCATTTCTAGCAACTTTAATATATTCAGTTAAATAAGCTTTATATGTAGTAAATGGATCTGTATATAATTCCTCATTTTCTTTTTTATCATTATGGCCAAATTCTATAAATAAAAAATCATCCGCCTTAATTAATTCAGATATCTTTTGTAATATTCCTTCATTTATAAAGCTTTTAGAACTTCTTCCATTGATAGCAAAATTACAAATTTCTATATCACTAGTAAAAAATTCTCCAATTCTTTCTCCCCATCCTGTTTCTGGTTTTTCATCCGGTAATTTTGTAGCAGCTGTAGAATCACCTGCAATAAAAATTTTTATCTTTCTATCCACGTTAATTCAACTCCCTTTCTAATGAATGTATTTCTTGTCCACAATTCACCTAAATTTATCGTAACCGTGCTCTTAATTTCTTATATAACTTTTCAATTATGAAAAAAGTAATTATAAAGAAATCTATTGCAAAGGTAGATAGAAGTAAAAATATTGCTCCTCCACCACATCCATCATCTTCTGAAAAATATAAAAGTCCATAAATAGCTATAAAAGCAATTATTAATAATAAAATTACATATCCCATTATGTTTTTATTTAATAAACGTTCCAATACTTTCACTGCAAAATATATAATTCCAGCTATAATTAATGCAAACACAGGTAAAATTCCAATTAATCCCATAATATAACTCCTTATTTATTAGCGTACAATTATTTGCAAATATTCTTCTTTACATCTACTCAACTATATAAAATATTTGTTCAGAGTCATCTACTCTCAGCTCTTGTTTCAATTATTGTGAAAACCGTCTGAAATATTACAACTGCAATAACTGAAAAAATGCTATCAATACTGTTATCTCCATGTACATTCCCCCATATATATGCTGAATATTTTAAATCCTAGAACTCTCATGCTAAATAAAAACCCCAAATATAGAAATTTAATTACAATATATAGATCAATTCTCTTTTAATATTGCATGTACACATTATACTATAAATGTATTTTTTTACAAGTATTCTATGTTGAAATTATTAAATATGAACGCTAAGTAACTTGATTCATTCGCATAGAATTATTTGGTTTGTATTCATTTATAATTTAAAGTAGATTCTAATGAAAAATTAAACAAGCTCCTCATTGTTCTTTGTCCATAAAACTTTGCTTATAGCTTTTAAAATAATAATAGAATTAATTATGATGTTTATTCTAATTCATAACTAATGCATTGTTAATTTTTTAACTATGAATTTTATTTACCACTAATTTATAATTATTAACTTCGAGGTAAATAAAATTCATTATCAAAACGACATCATTTTTAAATCCAATAAATATACTTTTATCCTAAGCCATATATTCTTTAAATGGCAATTGAATTATTCTTCCACTTTCATCACATCGATACTCCTTAGGACATTCAAAACGTATTTTGCCTGATAAATGCATTGCAACGTCAAAAAATGCATTTGCCATAACATCTGGATCCTGGAAAACAGTACCTGCCATATATCCTTTTTGTATGAAATATAGTGATTCTGGAATAGCATCAATTCCAACAACGGGTATATTTTTTGTACCAGCACCTTTATTATATCCATGCTTTTGTAAAGCTTTTACAGCACCAACAGCCATAGTATCGTTATTAGCTATTA encodes the following:
- a CDS encoding rhamnogalacturonan acetylesterase, translating into MDRKIKIFIAGDSTAATKLPDEKPETGWGERIGEFFTSDIEICNFAINGRSSKSFINEGILQKISELIKADDFLFIEFGHNDKKENEELYTDPFTTYKAYLTEYIKVARNAGAHPVLLTSIHRRNFDENGIIKDTHGDYLVAVRDLAAELSVPLIDMGEKSKRLFEQIGIEKTKEIFLWVKPGENLNHPDGIQDNTHFLEKGAKEIARLVVEGIKENHIESLIGCMK
- a CDS encoding MFS transporter: MDKPKLWTKNFLIVSTANFFLYFTFYLLMVTITTFATERFHASPSEAGLASGIFVIGVLLSRIFSGRYIDQIGWKKMLYIGFILFLATTFLYFLVNSMVFLFINRFLNGAAMGIASTATGTIVAKIIPNERRGEGTGYYALSLTIAAAIGPFLGMFITEHSNFYMNFVVCIIFLILSFFAVFFIKIPKLEIVKGHSNNNKDFSLHNFFEIKAIPISIIAGVIALGYSSILTFISSYSKEINLMSVGSLFFIVYAVFVLLSRPFTGQMFDKKGENFVMYPAIALFALSLFFLSQTHGSLTLLLAAAILGLGYGTTSSSVQAIAIKVSPKHRIGLATSTNFIFQDLGVGIGPFILGYFVPLIGYRGLYMMMAAVAVLCIFLYYCLHSKKATSMDDDTESIMA